The Acidaminococcus fermentans DSM 20731 sequence GGAGCATGTGCTCCACGGTGCCCCGGACCAGGGGCAGCTTCCCGGCGGGACAGTCACTTCCGAAATGCCGGGTGAAGTAATCCAGGCCGGGCACCGGGTCGTACTGGTTCACCATGCAGTCCGGCAGTTTCTGGACCATTTTGTCCAGCAGGCCGCCGAAAGCCTCGGAGGATTCCGTCAGCACCAGTTCCGCCGGCTGGATCCGGTACAGCTGGTCCAGCACCGCTTCTTCCCGGTCCTTCCCCCGAGCCGTGTACCAGGCACATTCCCCGGTGGACACATCGGCGTAGGCCAGGCACAGGGTGTCCTCCTGCTGTTCCAGGCAGGCCAGGTACTGGTTGTGGTTCTCTTCCAGCACCGCGTCGCTGAGCACCGTGCCCGGGGTCAGGATCTTGGTCACCTGGCGCTTCACGATGCCCACGGCTTTTTTCGGATCTTCCATCTGGTCGCAGATGGCGATTTTGTACCCTTTCCGGATCAGCTTGGCCAGATACCCGTCCACCGAATGGAAGGGCACCCCGCACATGGGCATGGAACTGGAAGCACCGGCCTTTCCTCCGGCCCGTTTGGTCAGGGTCAGGTTCAGTTCCCGGGAAGCGGTAAGGGCGTCTTCATTGAACAGTTCGTAGAAATCCCCCAGTCGGAAGAACAGCAGCTCGTCCTTGTGCTGTTCCTTGATTTCCAGATACTGCTGGAGCATGGGTGTAAGGGCGGTCATAAGGCAGCACGACCTTTAAGGAGCCAGGTCTGGGCGGTTTCGATGGTTACCGGGACCAGGTCTCCCGGGTTGAAGAACCGTTCTCCCACCGGCCACAGCACCAGTTTGTTCCCATCGGTGCGGCCGCTCCACATTTTGCTGTTGTTGTGGCTGAGCCCTTCCACCATCACCGGCAGGGTCCGTCCCACCAGTTTCTGGTTGTGCTTCAGGCTGTGCCGGTTCTGGAGTTCCATGAGCCGGTTCAGCCGGTCTTTCTTCACCGCTTCCGGCACCTGGGCTTCCATGGCGGCCGCCGGAGTCCCGGACCGCTTGGAATAGATGAAGGTGTAGGCCGCGTCATAGCTTACCCGATCGAACAGGCTGAGGGTTTCCTGGAAATCCTCTTCTGTTTCTCCGGGGAACCCCACGATAATGTCCGTGGTGAGCACCGCTTCGGGCACGTATTTCCGGATGGTGTCCACCAGGTGCAGGTAGGATTCCCGGGTATACCCCCGGTTCATGGCCTGCATGATCCGGGTGCTGCCGCTCTGGACGGGAATGTGGAAATGTTTGCACACATGTTTGCTTTCCGCCACGGTGCGGATCAGTTCCTCGCTCATGTCACGGGGATGGCTGGTCATGTAGCGGACCCGTTCCACCCCGGGGATGGCGTCCACCTGGCGGAGCAGGGCGGCAAAGGCATCCTTGTCCCCCCGGTCCTTGCCGTAGGAGTTCACGTTCTGGCCCAGCAGGGTGAATTCCCGGTACCCCTGGTCCACGGCTTTGCGGATTTCCTCACAGATGGCTTCGGCGCTGCGGCTCCGCTCCCGGCCCCGGACATAGGGGACGATGCAGTAGGTGCAGAAATTGTTGCAGCCGTACATAATGGGCACCCAGGCCGCATAGCTGCTCTTCCGGACGAAATGGCCCTCGAATTCCCGGGGCATCACCGTCAGGTCGTTGAACATGCCGGATTTCCGCTGGGTCTGGTGCAGGTAGTCCTGGAGGATGGCACTGAAGTTGTTCACATGGGCGGTGCCGATCAGCAGGTCCACCTGGGGATATTTCTTCAGGAAATCCTCCCCGTCCTTCTGGGCCATGCAGCCGGTGACGCACAGCACCTTGGAGGGATCCTCCCGTTTCACCTGCTTCATTTCGCCGATTTTCCCCAGGATCTTCTTTTCCGCGCTTTCCCGGACGCAGCAGGTGTTGATCAGGATCACGTCGGCATCGTGATAATCCTCCGTATAGTGGTAGCCCAGGTCAGAAAGCTGCCCGGCATAATGTTCTGAATCGCTTTCGTTCATCTGACAGCCGTAATTCAGAATGGTGTAATGCTTGGTCATTGGTGTTTGTTTCCCTTCTATTGTAATAATTGCACAGGATGGCAGTAAAAAGTCTCAATAGTTAATTATACGATGAACGGCAAAAAAAAGGAAGGGGGTGCCCCGTCCGGCTGCCCCCCGTTGGTGTGGTAAGTGATTAAGTGGTTAAGTGGTTAGGTGGTTAAGTGGTTAAGTGGTTAGGTGGTTAAGTGGTTAAGTGGTTAGGTGGTTAGGTGGTTCATCGTTTAAGACCTCCTTAATACCATAATTTTCCCCATATCTGCCAGAAAACAAACGTTGTCTTACATCCCAGCCAGCAACTGGCTGAATTCATCCAGGGTATAACTTCCTTCTCCTGGAATTTTTTTCTTGTCGAACACCATATAATACCGGTAATTGCTCCCTGCCAGGTTCTTCCACTTGGTTCCCAGCTGAAGCTTTTTCTGGCTGTCCGAACCGTCCAGGTAATCCCCTTTGGTTTCAATCATTAAAATCCGGCCGTTTTTCAGTTGTACGATGAAATCCGGGTAATGATTGATGAAGCCATTGATTTTAAACCCTTTCCGATCGATGTTCCGATGCCACCACAGGACCTTGTCGCTGCAGGCAATCACTTCGTTCAGCATCCGCATTTCAAAAGAATCCAGATCCTTCTTTTCTCCTTCATACAAAGAATTGGGAATGGAGGTAATGGCTTCTGCCGGTGTAATGATGGCCGGAAATGCATAGGACGGTTCACAGGTAATCTTTCCCGTTTCCAGCCAGTCCTGGAATTTCTGGATCCGATACTTCTCTGTCAGGCTTTTCAATTTATCCTGAATCCGGCTGGCATAAGATGGAATGGACGTTTCCATCTGCTGCAGTTCATCTTCTGTCATGTTGTGGATGACACGCTTCACATATTCCTGCACTTCACTGGTTACATACTGGTTGTTTTTGTTGATGTGCCGGGTCAGGATTTCCGCACATTGAGCAATCCGTTTCTCCGGTGCGATTTTTTCCAGATACTTGCGGATTTCTTCCTGGTCCGAAAGGTTGACCTTCCTGTATTTGGGCACAGCTTCTCCCTTCTGCTGCACATCCACCTGGTACATTTCTCCGGTGGAAAGCTGGAAACTAATCTGGGCATCCTGCCCTGTAAGAGAAAAACCGTCTGTCAGGCTCTCCGGCGTCAACAGTGTTTTTTCTCCCCCGAAAAGGTCCGCTTCCGTCCGCAGGAAAAATTGGGGAATCCGAAGCTGTTCCGCCTGGGTCCGGAACTCTGCCATCATTGGATACTGGTTCTGCATGGCGCCCAATTCGCCTCCCATCAGTCCCTGTTCTTCCTGTTTTTTCGTTTCATCCTGATACTGCTGCCCCTGTTTTACAGCCTGGGCCATCATTTCCCCTACCGTCGAATCCAAAGGCGGTCTGCCTGATTCGTTCGGCTGATTCAGCTCTCGCTGTACGGCCTCCGAATCAATATCATCATATTCTTCAGCCGGAGTTTCTTCTTTTCCTTCTTCTTGAGATTCCGGCTGATGAGGAAAAAGACTGCTTTCCTGGGCCTGGGACTGGGCTGGCTGGAATTCAGGCATTTCTCCATCTCCCACCCGGTAATCTTTCCGGCTGAAGCCAGCGTCATTCAGCCCTTTGACAATGCTTTCCAGGACTCCTTGGAATTCTTTGGAACTGGTAAGCACAAAGGACATGTTCAAGAGGCTTTTTCCATACTGACGGGCATAAGGCTGGCGCAGGATCCGTCCTACAATCTGTTCCACATCCACCTTGGACGTTTTATTGGCCAGAGAAGCCAGGATATAGGCAAAGGGACAGTCCCACCCTTCCTTCAGGGCATTGACCGTAATGATGTAGCGGATGGGGCACTGGGGACTCATCAGATCCACCTGCTTCAAATCATCCACATCGGCGGTCTTGATGGCAATTTGTTCTTCCGGAATCCCGATTTTCAGCAGCAGTTCCCGAACCTTCGTAAACGTGGTGCTGTCTTCTTTCACTTTGGGCTGGGCCTGGAACAGGACAATGGGCCGGATGTACGGTCCTCCATTTTGTTCCAGGGCTTTGGCCTGAGATTCCAGGATGCCTCGAAACTGGATGGCGTCCTGGAGCACACTTTGCCGATTGTTCCGGTTGAACACCATCACCGGCAGCTTCACCATATTTTCTTTTTTTAGTTCCCGGGCATCCACATAGGACACCACATTGCTGCTGGCCCGAGGAGTAGCCGTCAGTTCCAGAATAAAAGAGGGATTCAGGTTCTCCAGCATTTCTTCACTGAGTTTGGAGGTGGCATTGTGGCTTTCATCCACAACGGCCACCGGATGCAGGGACCGGAGAACCTGGATCAGGGCCGTATCCGGGGTATTTTCCAGCAGATAATCCGTTCCCCTGGCGTATCCCAGAAAGGGCATCAGATTCCCATTTTCCTGGAACACCTTCCGGTCTTCCTTTTTCTTGGAATTGATCCGCAGAGAGGCGTAGCTCATGACACACACGGACAGCTGGTCCCGGACCGTATCAGGAGAAAAATTCTGGGCATTCAGCAGGGCATCTTTGGTGTACACCATCACTTTTCCGCCAAAATCCCGGTCCAGCTGATGACGGTAGGGATGATGGGGATTGGAAAGATTCTGTATGGTCTGGCTCAGAATGGAATCCGAAGGCACCAGCCACACCACGGCCCGGTTCTGAGCCAGGGGCATGTGATCAAAAATCGGTTTCACCGCACAACAGGCCATAAAGGTTTTACCCCCGCCAGTAGGGACTTTCATGCACACATGGGGCACCCCAGGAATCCGCTCCCGGTACGGAGGCACGCCTCCTTTGCCCACCTTGATGTCCTTGGACTGCCAGAACGCCTTCCAGCCTTTTTTGATATCGTTCTGGGCATTCACCGCGTCCATAAACAGGGACAGATCCTGGAGCACGTTTTTCTGATAATTTTTCAGTTCCATGATGCTGCCTCCTTAAAACCGGGCAATGTCCCGGGGAATTTTTTTGAACGTAATATGATATTTCTGCAGTTCCTCTTCACTGAGGGTACACCGGTCCGCATACATCACATAGCTTTCGCCTTTTGTCCTGACTTTAGCCAGAAAATCCCAGTTCAGGGTAGTGGCTGCGTTCCGGTCGTAATGGAAATAATACACGGTATCCATCCATTTTCCCAGGTAGGCCGGTTCTTCTGGCCGGATTGGTTCCGCCGGCTGCCGGGTTTCTGTGAAATAGACGTATTTGCGGATTTCCTCCAAACCGATTTCCTCGTTCAGGAAATCCCCGTGGAAAATCGGCTGTCCCAGTTCATAATAACTGAAGCTGCCGCCAATACCCTTAATTTCATCAGTTGCTTTTATAGTTCCAATAACTTGTAAATGATTATCAATTATTTTTATACTAACATTATCATACGCATTTTTTGCTTCTTTTTTAATTTTTAAAGCTTGTTCTATTAATTCTTTACCCTTTTCTAATACTTTTAAAGTTATTTTTTCTTCCATCAGAACATTTTCTTTATTTTTTTCTTTTGAATAACCAGAAATAACCTTTTTTACTCTCTGAGCTGTGATATCATTTGCATAATCCATCATTTCTACAAGGATAAATTTTCGGTTTCCATTATCTTCTAGATTAGTTTCAAGTACAGAATGTGCCGTAGTTCCAGAACCAGCAAAAGCGTCCAATACAATCGAATCTTTATTTGTAGCAATTTGAATAATTCGTTTCAGTAAGCGAGTTGGTTTTGGCGTATCGAAGACTTTTTTACCAAAAATCGTCTTAATCTCTTTTTTTGCTTCATCTGTATGTCCTGTTTCATCATAAGACCAAAAATTTGTGACTACCCTGCCTTCAGTATCTTTTAAATAAGTTTTTCTAGCTATTCCACCCAATCCATTGCTGGTGAAAAAGAATAGTGGCCAGCATCCTTTGTCGTATACCATTTTCGCGTGTTTTTTTGCCTCGCTTAAGGGTTCCGCTAAAATGATTCCTTTTACATCTTTTTTAATCTTATTAACAGAGATACCGCATACTTCAGCTCGTCTATCTTCATCATGTAAGTTTTCATACTTATAAGCTGCCCAATTCTGCATAACGTTCAGCATGTCATCCTGCTGCCATGGCCAACAAGCTCCGTTATACGGATAAATCATGTCCCCCGTAAATGGATGTTGGATAGCATAAACCATTCCTTGGTGGGTAGCAGCACTAGGAGCAAATGCATCACTCGTACGCCAAAGTTCTTTATCCCCATCTTTATTTTGATATTTAGAATTCATTTTTTTCGTTCTAGGTAATTTATGAGGTGTCCATCCTATTTTTTTAGAATAAACAAGAATATATTCCGTTTCTCCACTAATACCTTTGGAATCATTACGAGGAGAATAAGTATGCTGCCATGAAATAGATGCTACAAAACATTGAATACCAAAAATTTCATCACAAATTTCTTTTAAATGAGCTTGTTCATTATCATCTATACTGATAAATATAGCTCCATCTTCAGACAATAAACGTTGTAACAGCCGCAGTCGGGGATACATCATGCACAGCCATTTATCGTGACGGCTCAGGTCTTCCCCTTCTTTTCCCACCACTTCCCCCAGCCATTTCTGGATCCGGGGATCATTCACATTGTCGTTGTACACCCAGCCTTCGTTCCCGGTGTTGTAGGGAGGATCGATATAGATACATTTTATCTTCCCTTCATACTGGGGCAGCAGGCTTTTCAGGGCTGCCAGATTGTCTCCGTGGATGATTTTATTTTCACTGCCATTATCTTCCGGGTGCTGACCTTTTTCGTCATAGCTGTATACCCGCTGCAGCACCTGGTACGGCACTTCCAGATGGTGATTGACCACCTTGTTCTTGCCAATCCATTCCAGCGTCGGCATTCTGCATCCTCCTCATTTTTGGCGAATTCCTGAAATCCGCATATATTCTCTCATTTTATAACTATAACAGGAAATGAGCCCCTTGACAAATAAAAAACCAGCAGCCCGGTCAGGTCAGGCTGCTGGTCACCAGAATGAAAATCGAGTCAGCATCAGTCCCGGAGTCAGCAGGACCGATGTTGGAACTCCTGGGCTTCCCCTGCTGCAGGGATTCCAAAAGTTGGGTAAAACAGTTGTTGTAGAAACGAAAGCCTGCAAGCACTGGTCGAGGGTGCTATGGTTGCAGATTTCGTTGACCACCACGCCCGTATACTGCCGGGCCGTCAGTGGGATCCCGACAGCGAGACTGGGTTATGGACATGTTGGGTGGGCCTCCTTTATCGTTCATCGTTGGCCGTTAAGGACCATCTGCCCCGGCAGATGGTCTCCTTTTGCCGGAACGGGATGACCGGGCGACACGGCTGCGCCGGTCTTGGTCCTCCCATACGGGGCCGGTATCGACAGGCCGTGCATCAGGCGGGCCGCCCGGCGTGCGGCCCCTACGGTATCGCAATGGGTCGTTGGAATTTCGTACATTTCGCGGGGCAACCGGCGTGCGGCCCCTACGGTATCGCAATGGGTCGTTGGAATTTCGTACATTTCGCGGGGCAACCGGCGTGCGGCCCCTACGGCATCGCAATGGACCATTCGCCCCTTCCGTCCCGCTCTACACGCTTCCCTATTTCCCCTCTGTGCCATTGTTCTCCATTTTCTTTTTCATTTTCTGAAGAGCCTTTCGATAGCGTCCATACAGACTGGAGACAGGGCATCCAAATTCTCTTCCGATGGATTTCCAGGGGGTTCCTCTGACGGTGGCAAGACATACAAGACGGTGTTCGGCAGGGGTAAGACATTGGAGCGCCTTCTGAAGTTCCCCCCTTCGTATCCGCATGGTAAAATCTTCCGTGTAACTCGTCTCCTGATTCTGCGCATAGATTTTCTCCTTTACTTTGTTCCAGCGTATCTGCTTCCGGATGTAATGGGAAAGCAGGTAGTGCAGATGGGTATTTACGAAACCGGGGAACCGTCTTGGGTCTTCTCCGGGGTATTTCCGGATGGCTTCCAGGAGCCCCAGCACCAGCTGGCTGGCCAAATCCATCCGCAGGGAGGGATTTTTTTCCTGTCCGGCCAGTTTCTGCACCAAAGGCCGGAAAGCGATGACGATGGCCAGCTGGGCTTCCTGATCCCCGCTCCGGGCCCTGGGCAGCAGGGCCGTCAGATCCGTGCTTTTGTTTTTCTTCATATAGGCCTCCTTCCGTCAGGCAAACAGGCTGGGATCCAGCTCCCAGATTTCCGGCTTGTTCCGTGTTTCTCCGGCCTGGGGGAACAGGGTTTCCGGATTCCACCGGTGGTCCCGGCCTTTGGCTTCCAGTTCCACGGTCATGCCGCCGATGCGGCTGATGAGCCGGTCGATGGTCCGCCTTTCTTCCCACCCGGTTTTGTTCCGGGCCCGGTGGAACCTTTCCTGGAGGGCCTGCAGGGAAAAATTGCTGGTGAACACGGTCTGCCGCCGGGCAGTATACCGGGCATCGATGAGCAGGAACAGCTGTTCCAGTCCCCATTCGGTGACTTTTTCGGTGCCCAGATCGTCCAGGATCAGGCAGGGGACTTCCTGGTACTGGTCCATCCGTTGGTTCCAGTCTCCCTGGATATTCCGCCGCAGCTGATTCAGCAATCCGGCCACGGTGGTGAACCGGACGGCTTTGCCCTGGGCAAGGAGCTCCTTGGCAAAAAGCACTGCCAGCATGGTCTTGCCCACCCCGGAAGGTCCGTGGAGGAAGAAGCCCCTGCCGGGCCGTTTTTCCCTGGCCAGCTTCCGGACGGTCTCCAGGGCCTTGCGGTTCCCCGGTTCCACCTGGTATTCCGAAAAGGTGCAGGAAAGGAACATTTCCGGCAGTCCGGCCTGTTCCAGCAACTGCCGGTTCCGTTCTTCCCGGCGCTGGATTTCCCCATAGGGACAGGGACTGAGGGCTTCCCGGACGGTTCCGGCATAGTAGACCACCAGAGGCATATAGCCGGGAGTGGGCTGGGTGCACTTTTTCCCGCTGCAGTTCCGGCACCGTTCCTGGGCCTTCAGGGCGTACTGGATATCCCACTCTGCATTGCGGTACAAGGAGGAAGGAAATATGGCAATCCAGAAGCAACTGACTGCAGTGACTCTGCAGCTGGAAGTAAGCAACGGCGTGGACAAAAATGACCAGCCCAAGTTCAAGAACATCAGCTATGAAAAGCTGGCAAGGGAAGCCACTCCCGAAAAACTGGCGGAAGTGGGCAAGGAATTTGGCAACCTGATGCAGGAAGCTCCCAAAGGCATGTACGTGGTGGAACGCCATGCCCTGAATGAAGTGGCGTAAAGGAGGTAAGGCACAATGGCAGATTCCAGAAAACTGGACCTGATTTTCAAAGACAGTGAAAAGGCAACGAAAAACATCCGTATCCCCAACCCCCGCACGGACGTGGACCGGGAAACGGTACTGCCGGTAATGAACAAAGTGGTGGAAAGCAAAGTCTTCCTCACCAAGAACAATCTCCCGGTGGAAACCATCCAGGGGGCCAAAGTGACCGACGTCAAGGACCTGCTCTCCGACGGGGCCAGTGACGAAAGCACCGAGGCCTGACCATGGATGACCTGACCCTGCTGGCCGGCCAGGCTGCCCAGTACGGGTTCCCCATGGTCATTTCCTGGTACCTCCTGGTACGCATGGAAGAGAAACTGGAGAACCTGACCCAGAGCATCGAACGGCTGCGCATGGCAGTGAAATGTGAATAGAGGGAAAGGCCGCCGGAAAACCTCCGGCGGCCTTTGTCAGCAAGGAATCTGTCGGGACCGCCGTCCCGCTCTTCCCTCTTCCCTCTTTCCTTCCCATCACGGCAGCCCTGGGAAACTGGTCACGTATTTGATCCGGATATCCGGGAAACTGGTGACGAACTGGATGGTGAAATCTTCTCCGTATTCCACGAACTGCCACTCTCCGATTCCGGACGGAAAATGGTCCACCACTTTCACCTTCAGATCCGGGAAACTGGTGACCACCTGGACCTTGATATCCGGGTTGTATTCCACCACCCGTACTTTGCCTGCCAGACGGATGCCGTTGAAGGTACCGTTGGAACTCACTGCAGAGGAAGCCAGGGCGGCCGTGGTCCACAGCAGGCAGAACAGGGCGGCAAGGATGCCTGCCAGCCAATATTTTGTCCGTTTCATCGCAATCCCTCCTCTGGCTGAATATTCTGTATCTATTATAGCATAAAAAGGGCGCTGTGAAAAAATCATTCACAGCGCCTTAAATTTGCCAGCGTAAGCTGGCTTCCATCGGCTAGAGACTAGTGACTAGAGACTAGTGACTAGAGACTAGTGACGGGGATGTGAAAATCATTTTTTCACATCCCCTTGTCTGGAGTCAGGAGTCTGAAGTCGGAAGCCCCAGGACAGGATTTGCCCCTATTTCTCCGGCCCCTCCTGGTGCACGTGGGCTATGGGGATCCATTGCTTTTGGGGGAAGAACACGGACCAGACGGCCACCAGGGACAGGAAGATGCAGAAAAAGCCTCCGGTGAGGATGCCGGGCAGCATCCGTTTCACCGGCAGGTCCCCGGCCTTGATGGCGCAGGTGCCCATCACCAGGCTCAGCCCATAGAGCATGGTCCACCACAGCACGTCTTTCAGGGCAAACAGGGGTCTGCCTTCCACCGCATGGTACCCCACCCACAGTACATTGGACAGGAAATAGAAGCCGAACACCACGCACATGAGCATGGGGACGAAATTGTCGATGAGCCGGGCATCGGGCCGGGCCCGGAAATGGGCCAGCCACTCCTTCCGGTACTCCCGGGCAATCTGATAGTTGCCGGTCATCCACCGGCGGAGCTGGCTCACCATCCCCTTCCAGGTCACCGGCTGCTCGTCATAGAACCGGGCATCGTCCTGGTAAACGGAAAATACGCCCTTGAAGTTCTGCTGCATGGAAAATTCCATGTCCTCCACAATGGTCCGGGTATGCCAGCCTTCCGGCTCCAGCAGGGAAGCATCGAAGCCGAACCCGGTGCCGGAGATGATCCCCGGCAGATCCACATTGGCCCGGGGCTTGCTGAACAGGTCCACACTGAGCCAGTACATGCTGTACCATTGGGAAATCAGGTTGTCGAAGGGATTCAGGGGCAGCCGGTTTCCCATCACCAGCCGGGCTCCCCGGCGGAAGCTGCCGTCCAGGGCCGCCAGGAACCCCCGGTCCGCCATATTGTCCGCATCGAAGATCACAATATGGCTGAAGGTCCCGCCATACCGCTGGCGGATGAGAGGGATGCCCCAACTGAGCACCGCCCCTTTTCCGGTACGGGGGCCTTCCTTCCGTTCCAGCACCGTCACATGGGGATACCGCCGGCCCACCTCCGGGGTTCCGTCCTCACAGTGGTCCGCCAGCAGGAACACCCGGTACAGGTCCCTGGGATAGTCCTGGTCTTCCAGGCTCTGGAACAGTTTCCCCACCACATTGGCTTCATTGTGGGCGCAGACCAGGATGGCGAACCGGCTGGGTTCTCCCGTCACCGGTTTCTCTTTCCGCCGGGTCAGAAGGCCCATGAATACCGTGCTGCAGGTCCAGAGAAAGGTCACCACCAGCAGCAGCTGGACGATGAAGGTCAGTCGATACATCATGGAAGGTCCCTCATACAGCGGTCAGGATGAACAGCAGGGCCGCAAAGATCCCCATTACATATTCCACAATGATCAGTTCGAATTCATTGGGGAAGATAAAAGCCAGGCCCAGGCCCAGGAAGCCCCCGGTCAAAGCGATCCGCAGCATGGCCACCGCCATGCTCCGGGTGGTTCCCTTGTTGTCCCGGATCCGGTTCCACAGGGCTTCTCCCGCACCCCGGAACATCCGGGGCGCCGCCTGGCTGTACACCAGGAAGCCGCCTGCCACGGTGCACACCAGGGAAGCCAGGAAAATCCGG is a genomic window containing:
- the miaB gene encoding tRNA (N6-isopentenyl adenosine(37)-C2)-methylthiotransferase MiaB: MTKHYTILNYGCQMNESDSEHYAGQLSDLGYHYTEDYHDADVILINTCCVRESAEKKILGKIGEMKQVKREDPSKVLCVTGCMAQKDGEDFLKKYPQVDLLIGTAHVNNFSAILQDYLHQTQRKSGMFNDLTVMPREFEGHFVRKSSYAAWVPIMYGCNNFCTYCIVPYVRGRERSRSAEAICEEIRKAVDQGYREFTLLGQNVNSYGKDRGDKDAFAALLRQVDAIPGVERVRYMTSHPRDMSEELIRTVAESKHVCKHFHIPVQSGSTRIMQAMNRGYTRESYLHLVDTIRKYVPEAVLTTDIIVGFPGETEEDFQETLSLFDRVSYDAAYTFIYSKRSGTPAAAMEAQVPEAVKKDRLNRLMELQNRHSLKHNQKLVGRTLPVMVEGLSHNNSKMWSGRTDGNKLVLWPVGERFFNPGDLVPVTIETAQTWLLKGRAAL
- a CDS encoding DEAD/DEAH box helicase, translated to MELKNYQKNVLQDLSLFMDAVNAQNDIKKGWKAFWQSKDIKVGKGGVPPYRERIPGVPHVCMKVPTGGGKTFMACCAVKPIFDHMPLAQNRAVVWLVPSDSILSQTIQNLSNPHHPYRHQLDRDFGGKVMVYTKDALLNAQNFSPDTVRDQLSVCVMSYASLRINSKKKEDRKVFQENGNLMPFLGYARGTDYLLENTPDTALIQVLRSLHPVAVVDESHNATSKLSEEMLENLNPSFILELTATPRASSNVVSYVDARELKKENMVKLPVMVFNRNNRQSVLQDAIQFRGILESQAKALEQNGGPYIRPIVLFQAQPKVKEDSTTFTKVRELLLKIGIPEEQIAIKTADVDDLKQVDLMSPQCPIRYIITVNALKEGWDCPFAYILASLANKTSKVDVEQIVGRILRQPYARQYGKSLLNMSFVLTSSKEFQGVLESIVKGLNDAGFSRKDYRVGDGEMPEFQPAQSQAQESSLFPHQPESQEEGKEETPAEEYDDIDSEAVQRELNQPNESGRPPLDSTVGEMMAQAVKQGQQYQDETKKQEEQGLMGGELGAMQNQYPMMAEFRTQAEQLRIPQFFLRTEADLFGGEKTLLTPESLTDGFSLTGQDAQISFQLSTGEMYQVDVQQKGEAVPKYRKVNLSDQEEIRKYLEKIAPEKRIAQCAEILTRHINKNNQYVTSEVQEYVKRVIHNMTEDELQQMETSIPSYASRIQDKLKSLTEKYRIQKFQDWLETGKITCEPSYAFPAIITPAEAITSIPNSLYEGEKKDLDSFEMRMLNEVIACSDKVLWWHRNIDRKGFKINGFINHYPDFIVQLKNGRILMIETKGDYLDGSDSQKKLQLGTKWKNLAGSNYRYYMVFDKKKIPGEGSYTLDEFSQLLAGM
- a CDS encoding site-specific DNA-methyltransferase, yielding MPTLEWIGKNKVVNHHLEVPYQVLQRVYSYDEKGQHPEDNGSENKIIHGDNLAALKSLLPQYEGKIKCIYIDPPYNTGNEGWVYNDNVNDPRIQKWLGEVVGKEGEDLSRHDKWLCMMYPRLRLLQRLLSEDGAIFISIDDNEQAHLKEICDEIFGIQCFVASISWQHTYSPRNDSKGISGETEYILVYSKKIGWTPHKLPRTKKMNSKYQNKDGDKELWRTSDAFAPSAATHQGMVYAIQHPFTGDMIYPYNGACWPWQQDDMLNVMQNWAAYKYENLHDEDRRAEVCGISVNKIKKDVKGIILAEPLSEAKKHAKMVYDKGCWPLFFFTSNGLGGIARKTYLKDTEGRVVTNFWSYDETGHTDEAKKEIKTIFGKKVFDTPKPTRLLKRIIQIATNKDSIVLDAFAGSGTTAHSVLETNLEDNGNRKFILVEMMDYANDITAQRVKKVISGYSKEKNKENVLMEEKITLKVLEKGKELIEQALKIKKEAKNAYDNVSIKIIDNHLQVIGTIKATDEIKGIGGSFSYYELGQPIFHGDFLNEEIGLEEIRKYVYFTETRQPAEPIRPEEPAYLGKWMDTVYYFHYDRNAATTLNWDFLAKVRTKGESYVMYADRCTLSEEELQKYHITFKKIPRDIARF
- a CDS encoding sigma-70 family RNA polymerase sigma factor, translated to MKKNKSTDLTALLPRARSGDQEAQLAIVIAFRPLVQKLAGQEKNPSLRMDLASQLVLGLLEAIRKYPGEDPRRFPGFVNTHLHYLLSHYIRKQIRWNKVKEKIYAQNQETSYTEDFTMRIRRGELQKALQCLTPAEHRLVCLATVRGTPWKSIGREFGCPVSSLYGRYRKALQKMKKKMENNGTEGK
- a CDS encoding ATP-binding protein, with protein sequence MYRNAEWDIQYALKAQERCRNCSGKKCTQPTPGYMPLVVYYAGTVREALSPCPYGEIQRREERNRQLLEQAGLPEMFLSCTFSEYQVEPGNRKALETVRKLAREKRPGRGFFLHGPSGVGKTMLAVLFAKELLAQGKAVRFTTVAGLLNQLRRNIQGDWNQRMDQYQEVPCLILDDLGTEKVTEWGLEQLFLLIDARYTARRQTVFTSNFSLQALQERFHRARNKTGWEERRTIDRLISRIGGMTVELEAKGRDHRWNPETLFPQAGETRNKPEIWELDPSLFA
- a CDS encoding DUF1659 domain-containing protein, translating into MAIQKQLTAVTLQLEVSNGVDKNDQPKFKNISYEKLAREATPEKLAEVGKEFGNLMQEAPKGMYVVERHALNEVA
- a CDS encoding DUF2922 domain-containing protein — encoded protein: MADSRKLDLIFKDSEKATKNIRIPNPRTDVDRETVLPVMNKVVESKVFLTKNNLPVETIQGAKVTDVKDLLSDGASDESTEA
- a CDS encoding YvrJ family protein, with protein sequence MDDLTLLAGQAAQYGFPMVISWYLLVRMEEKLENLTQSIERLRMAVKCE
- a CDS encoding glycosyltransferase family 2 protein, whose amino-acid sequence is MMYRLTFIVQLLLVVTFLWTCSTVFMGLLTRRKEKPVTGEPSRFAILVCAHNEANVVGKLFQSLEDQDYPRDLYRVFLLADHCEDGTPEVGRRYPHVTVLERKEGPRTGKGAVLSWGIPLIRQRYGGTFSHIVIFDADNMADRGFLAALDGSFRRGARLVMGNRLPLNPFDNLISQWYSMYWLSVDLFSKPRANVDLPGIISGTGFGFDASLLEPEGWHTRTIVEDMEFSMQQNFKGVFSVYQDDARFYDEQPVTWKGMVSQLRRWMTGNYQIAREYRKEWLAHFRARPDARLIDNFVPMLMCVVFGFYFLSNVLWVGYHAVEGRPLFALKDVLWWTMLYGLSLVMGTCAIKAGDLPVKRMLPGILTGGFFCIFLSLVAVWSVFFPQKQWIPIAHVHQEGPEK